DNA sequence from the Pedobacter schmidteae genome:
AATCAATCTTTCTATTTGTCTGTTTCTGGTTTATTTTGCAGGACATGCGGTACAAAGTGTGTGGACCTTTTATACCATGCAAAAATTTAGCTGGAACGAGGATATAGTAGGCTACTCGCTAGGCTTCATTGGACTAATGATTGCAGTGGTACAGGGCGGATTGATCCGTGTGGCTATTCCTAAACTGGGGCAGGAACGCAGCATCTGGATTGGGCTGATGTTGTATGCGATTGGAATGGTACTTTTTGGCCTGGCCAATAAAGGCTGGATGATGTTTGCCTATATGGTTCCCTACGCTTTGGGCGGAATTGCAGGTCCCGCTTTACAGGGCATCATGACCAATCAGGTACCCGCCAATGAACAAGGCGAACTGCAGGGTGGGCTAACCAGTCTGATGAGTCTAAGTTCTATTTTCGGGCCCTGGTTTATGACCTATATCTTTTATTATTTTACCAAAGAAAATGCTCCGGTTTATTTACCCGGAGCACCGTATTTTATCGGCGCAGCTTTGATGTTGCTGAGTGCCATTCTGGCTATGAGGAGTTTTAAGAAAAACTAAGAATCTGTCTGCCATTCGTTGTCCAGCATTGCATATAAAACCAGATCCAGAAACTCACCATTAACCAGTTCAGCCTGCCTTAAAACACCCTCTTGCAAAAAGCCCAGTTTTTCGGCAACAGCTCTGCTTTTTAGGTTGGCGGTTGCTGCCTTGATCTCAATCCGTCTTAAACCAAGTTTTCGAAAACCAAAAGCAATCAAAGCTCTGCAAGCCCTGATCATGACACCTTTACCTTGCGCAGCTTCGGTTATCCAATAACCAATTGCAGCGCTTTTATTCTGGAGGTTTAAATAGTGTAATCCAATTCGGCCTACAAGCAATTCGTCCAGGAAAATAACAAAGCTCACCTCCTTTCCGTCTGCATACAATGCTTCACAATTTTTGATGTAAGCCATAAAATCTCCTGGTGATTGCATACCATCCACCCAAGACAAAAATTTAGATAAATGAATCCTATTTGCATTCACCGCATTATATAACCCAACCGCGTGTTTCTGGGCTGTCAATTCAAGTTTGAGATTCTGATCAATATTTATAGTCATTCTGGCTTGTTTTTTTACATACTATACCAAAAAATTGAAGAACCGTAATAAGAGGTTGTCCAAAGAGATATTTAAACATAGTTCAAGAGATCTCTCGTCGCAATGCTTCCCTCGAGATGACTGCAAGTCGAGACGATCGGGCCTTTTTGAACAGCCTCAAATATAATGAAATTTGGACCATCATAAACTTGGACAAATCATTAACAGAGCTTCGAAAGATCACTGGAATTTTGGCGCCGCTATTTAAGCAGAAATATCTGCAGATAATTGCCTTCTACATTTTCAACATAGCGATTGTAGGCCAGGGCTTTGCCATCGGGGCTCCAGGATACCGTGCCAACAGGCCTGTTAGCGTCACTTGCATTTGCTGTAAGTTGTTGCGCAGTGCCCGCAGCTACTTCAGTAATGTAAACTGCATTTTGTGCAACGTAGCTAATGTATTGGCCATCCGGACTAAAATTAATACCACTTTGTATATCAAACTGATGAAAACTCACCTGCTTTACCGGCCCACCATTAGGTGATACACTGAAAGCATTGATAAAGCCCGAAGGGTCTTTTGACAGGAAAACAATCTGACTTCCATCCGCGCTGCAACGCAACCAATGACGAGGGCCAACAACACCCGCTTCAGTAAATGTAATTCGTCTTTGTTTTATACCTTCAGGAACACCGGGCCTACTAAACGCAGTTCCCGCTAGCTTTTCTTCCGGATATAGCCGATTTAAATCGACCGGTAAATCGACTACAAAAACCTCCGTTTTTTGCAGACCGTTTTTATCTCTTACATTTCCCTGAAAAGCAATTGCCCGCTCCTGCCAGCTGCCATCATCTTTCCGATACCCTTTTTTACCTATCCAGCACTCATCAAAAGCTTTATAGATCTCGTCGCTACCTACAACAGGATTTTCTATAACCTCAGTCACCACTACAGCAAACATTTCGCCACTATTGTTTTCGCCAGATGAATCTTCAGGCACCTCTACTTTTGCAGGAAACATTACTCCCACAGTTCTCAGATCCTGAACATCGGGATTGGTTTTACTCAATTGTTCGATCACAAAATCATTGTAAGTAAAACTAATGCATTGCCCGTCGCCGCTCCAGGAATGCGCATGCGTTCCACCGCGTAAAGCTCCCTGCGTAAACGGTGCTGTGATATCACGGGCATCCATAAACAAAGGAACTCCCGGATTATTGACATCAATGGCAACGCCAGTTCGGCGGGTAAAGCCATAGGGATTGTTTTGGTCAGCATTTACAATACCATGGATAAAAATTACCCTATCAGCAACCGGCGAAAATGTTGCAGCACCAACACCCGGTCCATACTCAGTTTGATTTTTGGTCTGATAAAGTAGCTTAATTTCACCTGTAGCTACATTTACCATTTCTATGTTACCCGTACTGGCTATTTTACTGTCGTCATTACGTGTATCATAAACCAACCACCGACCATCCTTTGAAAAAACCTGGTGTGTATTTAAGGTATGGCCATAAGCCTGGTTAGTGAGTTGAATTTCCGTCATATATTTTTTTGCTGAACAGCTGAATCCTATTCCTCCTAAACACAGAAACAAGCATATCTAGCTGATTTGCTAAATTAAGCAATATGGGACTTTATTTCCAGTTCGTTTTTTAACACATTGTAGCTGTTGCTTAATTCATCAATAGCGGTTTTAACTTTAGTATCAAAAATTCCTATATCCGTTCTTCTCGTAAAGGTAGAAATCTGCAGGCCTCTTTTTTGCAAATGATACTTAGCAATTATTGGATACACATTGTGCATGACATCCATATGCTCCACAAAAAACCGTTGCACCCAATCAACCTCCTGCACCAGCTGAGGATTATTATAATTGGTACAAAGCCAAACAATCAATTCCGGAAAGAAATTCCCCTGTATACAGGACAGACCTGCTGAGCCAGCCCTCAACGACTCCACAGCATGAACCATATAAGCATCGTATAAACCAAATTGATGGCCTGCAGTAGCAGCGATCTTTGCTTTTACCTGTTCAATATCCAGACAGGTGTCTTTATGATAAGTTATCCGACCTGTAGCGACCAAACATCCCAGCTGCCCGGGCGAAATTAAACGTTTATAGGGCACCGGGCATTCATAAAATCCCAATGGGATTTTTTCAGTAAGTGACAACAAAGTCCCAACATTTGCATCAAAAACTTCGTCACCTTCATTTTCCCCTGCAAGTAAGCCCGTAATACCAATTACCGCCTCTACGCCACAATTATAAATTTGTTTCACAAAATCGGCCTGTTGTGGTATTGGGCCACCGAAAGTTCCCGTAGCCACAACCGGCACGGCACCTTGAGTTGCGTGTACCACATGTTTTACCACAGCCAGCCTTTCGGCTTCAGAAAGTTCAAACATCTCACTTGATAAACAGTTGGCAAACAATCCGGCAGCTCCGGCTTCAATATATAATTCCGTTAGCTTAGTCAATCCGTCAAAATCTACTGCTCCATTGTCCTTAAACGGTGTAAGCATTACCGGAATAAATCCTTTTTCTGATCTGTTCATTACTAATTTTTTATCATCAAATATTTCTCTGGTGATTAAAGCTGTGCCCGGCCGGTCCGGTTCTCTTTAAAATGTGCTTCAGCTGTTCCATGTCATGATCTTAATAGACACAACTGGTCGCTTAGCAGCAGCGATAAAACCAATACAAAAGTATTTTAGTAAAACCTATTTGATATGATGCATTTTCTCCAGTTCTTGTATGATATTATCAACAATTGGGAGATGAGAGAAGAGAAATGCTATAAGAACCAGCTAAACAGGTCGTTTTGAGTTAGTGATTGTTTTTCGCTGGCAGACTTATCCTGCAGTATGGTGCCCTCGCCCATTTGGATAATGCGATTGCCGTAGGTAAAAGCGTCTTTTAAATTGTGGGTAATAAGTATTGCTGTCAGTTTAAAATCTTTAATCAATTGATCGGCCGTTTGCATCACCACTTGTGCCGATTTAGGGTCTAATGCCGCCGAGGGCTCATCCAGCAACAAAATCTTACCATTGTCCATCACACTCATCAGCAAGGTAAGGGCCTGCCGCTGTCCGCCAGATAAGGTACCCATCAGTTGGTGGGTTTTGTTTTCCAGGCCCATATTTAACATCGCTATTTTTTCCTTTACTTGTTTCTTAAAGCTATCTGTTACGCCAATATTTAAGCCCTTAGATTTAGTGCGTAAAGCTGCCAACCTAAAATTATCCAAAATACTCAGATCGGGTGCAGTACCACTTAATGGGTTTTGAAAAACACGGGCAATCCAATGGCTTCGGTTATAATCTGCAAGTTTGCTCACATCCACCCCATCAATACTGATGGTACCGCTGCTGGATAAAATACTACCCGAAACCAAATTCATTAAGGTGGATTTTCCGGAGCCGTTGGATCCTACAATAATAACAAACTCTCCATCAGCAATATTTAAATCCACCCCGTTAATGGCATCTACCTGATTGGGCAGGCCTTTGTTAAAGGTTTTATAGATGGAATGAAGTTGAATCATAATGCCCTCCTGAATAAACGCGGTAAACCAACAATCAACAATACAAAAATGGCAGTAACGGCTTTCAGATAAATAGGATCAACCCCCGTGTTTAAGGTAATGGCCAACACCATCTGGAAAGCAATTGCGCCAGCCAACACCAAGGCCAGACTGGCCCAAACAGAGGTAATATTGAGCCAGCTGATCAGTGTTTCGGCAATAATAACCGACCCCAAACCTGCTATCACTACTCCAATTCCCATACTGATATCAGCAAACCCTTGCGATTGGGTAATGAGATAACCACTAAGCGCAGTTAATGCATTGGCCAAAGCCAATCCAATAATCTTCATCCTATCGGTATTAACCCCCAAAGCCCTGATCATACTCTCGCTGTTGCCGGTGGCCCGCATGGCAATACCGAAGTCGGTTTTTAATAAATAACCCATCAGCACAGTAACCAGCACAATAAAAACAAGCACGGTCAAAAAAGTATTATAATTTGCATTGGTACTGATATTTAAAATGGTAAATAAGGAAGGCAGATTGTTGAGCGGCAAATTAGAACGCCCCATAATGGTCAGATTGACCGAATATAGTGCCGTCATCACCAAAATACCCGCCAGCAAAGCGTTTATTTTAAACTTGGTATGAATTAATCCCGTTAGTGCGCCGGCAATAGCTCCTACAGCAATAACTGCAGGCAAAATAAAATAAGCAGGCTGGTTGTGGGTTAGCATCACAGCAGTTACTGCTCCGCCCAGCGTATAACTACCGTCCGTGGTAATATCGGGGATATTAAATATTTTCATGGAGATGTAAATTCCCAACGCCAACGTAGCATAACAAAGTCCTTGTATTAAAGCACTGAGGTAAAAATCCATCTATTTCAAAGCCTTAAAATTTGCAGGAACAGCAATGTGGTATTTGGCTACAGCGGTTGGGTTGTACACCCGGTTCCTGATTTTTACCATCTCAGGTTTTAGGCCAGTGGTATCTCCTTTCAGGTATCTAACAGCCTGTTCGCCGGACTGATAGCCCCATTGGTAAATATCGGCACCAAAGGCCGCTACTGCTCCACGCTTAACCAGCCCCGCTTCGCTGGTAAAAATAGGCACAGATTTCTGATCACAATTTTTCACTATGGTTTCAAAGGAAGCAAATACCACGTTGTCAGGAAGTGCAAAAAAAGCATCCAGATTTTTATTCAACAGCGATTGGGTAACCAACTGAACATCAGCAGAGGTCACAACAGGGGTTGCCAATATGTTAATGTTACTGTTTCCCGCTATGGCTTTGATCTTTCTTAATGCA
Encoded proteins:
- a CDS encoding ABC transporter permease codes for the protein MDFYLSALIQGLCYATLALGIYISMKIFNIPDITTDGSYTLGGAVTAVMLTHNQPAYFILPAVIAVGAIAGALTGLIHTKFKINALLAGILVMTALYSVNLTIMGRSNLPLNNLPSLFTILNISTNANYNTFLTVLVFIVLVTVLMGYLLKTDFGIAMRATGNSESMIRALGVNTDRMKIIGLALANALTALSGYLITQSQGFADISMGIGVVIAGLGSVIIAETLISWLNITSVWASLALVLAGAIAFQMVLAITLNTGVDPIYLKAVTAIFVLLIVGLPRLFRRAL
- a CDS encoding ABC transporter ATP-binding protein, giving the protein MIQLHSIYKTFNKGLPNQVDAINGVDLNIADGEFVIIVGSNGSGKSTLMNLVSGSILSSSGTISIDGVDVSKLADYNRSHWIARVFQNPLSGTAPDLSILDNFRLAALRTKSKGLNIGVTDSFKKQVKEKIAMLNMGLENKTHQLMGTLSGGQRQALTLLMSVMDNGKILLLDEPSAALDPKSAQVVMQTADQLIKDFKLTAILITHNLKDAFTYGNRIIQMGEGTILQDKSASEKQSLTQNDLFSWFL
- a CDS encoding GNAT family N-acetyltransferase — protein: MTINIDQNLKLELTAQKHAVGLYNAVNANRIHLSKFLSWVDGMQSPGDFMAYIKNCEALYADGKEVSFVIFLDELLVGRIGLHYLNLQNKSAAIGYWITEAAQGKGVMIRACRALIAFGFRKLGLRRIEIKAATANLKSRAVAEKLGFLQEGVLRQAELVNGEFLDLVLYAMLDNEWQTDS
- a CDS encoding DUF3748 domain-containing protein, whose amino-acid sequence is MTEIQLTNQAYGHTLNTHQVFSKDGRWLVYDTRNDDSKIASTGNIEMVNVATGEIKLLYQTKNQTEYGPGVGAATFSPVADRVIFIHGIVNADQNNPYGFTRRTGVAIDVNNPGVPLFMDARDITAPFTQGALRGGTHAHSWSGDGQCISFTYNDFVIEQLSKTNPDVQDLRTVGVMFPAKVEVPEDSSGENNSGEMFAVVVTEVIENPVVGSDEIYKAFDECWIGKKGYRKDDGSWQERAIAFQGNVRDKNGLQKTEVFVVDLPVDLNRLYPEEKLAGTAFSRPGVPEGIKQRRITFTEAGVVGPRHWLRCSADGSQIVFLSKDPSGFINAFSVSPNGGPVKQVSFHQFDIQSGINFSPDGQYISYVAQNAVYITEVAAGTAQQLTANASDANRPVGTVSWSPDGKALAYNRYVENVEGNYLQIFLLK
- a CDS encoding dihydrodipicolinate synthase family protein, producing the protein MNRSEKGFIPVMLTPFKDNGAVDFDGLTKLTELYIEAGAAGLFANCLSSEMFELSEAERLAVVKHVVHATQGAVPVVATGTFGGPIPQQADFVKQIYNCGVEAVIGITGLLAGENEGDEVFDANVGTLLSLTEKIPLGFYECPVPYKRLISPGQLGCLVATGRITYHKDTCLDIEQVKAKIAATAGHQFGLYDAYMVHAVESLRAGSAGLSCIQGNFFPELIVWLCTNYNNPQLVQEVDWVQRFFVEHMDVMHNVYPIIAKYHLQKRGLQISTFTRRTDIGIFDTKVKTAIDELSNSYNVLKNELEIKSHIA